One Halorussus salinus genomic region harbors:
- a CDS encoding PDDEXK family nuclease → MSEDNTEPDIWVLRSGYYECWPSWSDENVVSVGWPIGCLRDLHEEADTTSESKSKIKEKLDEKHDMDKHARNSAAGTIRTVAGIRGSDRNFQQGDYVIILGKPIRGESVIHGVAELKKYRYDGDKTDVKEDAHPYVWDVNFCAKGSVYRSDLEEEFDGSVPKSRQTLIRKTELGQEFISAIKDAIDNCDTVDITDEHFTHSSIDEADLQRYISEHQNKLDSRLDQNTLSREVSVGDDARIDFRGKTPQDDLFLVEVKAETASTKAVDQLDHYKNKADSNRPDSTQIISMLVAPDFNEAALKKAAQKNFLTRQVHLEARFEDVDRDVPTTEPSA, encoded by the coding sequence ATGAGTGAAGATAATACCGAGCCGGATATCTGGGTGCTTCGAAGTGGATACTACGAGTGCTGGCCGAGTTGGAGTGACGAAAATGTTGTGTCAGTTGGGTGGCCAATTGGATGCCTTCGCGATCTCCACGAGGAAGCCGACACTACCAGTGAGTCGAAGTCGAAAATTAAAGAAAAGCTAGATGAAAAGCACGATATGGACAAGCACGCTCGGAATTCTGCTGCAGGAACGATTCGAACTGTTGCCGGTATCCGGGGGTCAGACCGAAACTTCCAGCAGGGTGACTACGTGATTATTCTCGGAAAGCCCATTCGCGGTGAATCAGTCATCCATGGCGTCGCTGAACTTAAGAAGTACCGATACGACGGTGACAAAACAGATGTTAAAGAAGACGCTCATCCCTACGTCTGGGATGTAAACTTCTGCGCGAAAGGATCGGTGTACCGCAGCGATCTCGAAGAGGAATTTGACGGTAGCGTTCCAAAATCTCGTCAGACACTCATCCGAAAAACAGAGCTAGGCCAAGAGTTTATATCGGCAATCAAGGACGCAATCGACAACTGCGATACGGTCGATATTACTGACGAACACTTCACGCATAGCTCTATCGACGAAGCTGATCTTCAGCGATATATTTCCGAACACCAAAATAAACTGGATAGCCGACTCGACCAGAATACACTTTCGAGAGAAGTCTCTGTCGGTGATGATGCACGGATTGATTTTCGCGGAAAAACCCCACAGGATGACCTCTTCCTCGTTGAAGTGAAAGCCGAAACAGCGTCGACCAAGGCTGTTGATCAATTAGATCACTATAAAAATAAAGCAGACTCAAACCGACCCGACTCCACCCAAATCATCTCGATGTTAGTGGCACCTGACTTCAACGAAGCCGCCCTCAAAAAAGCCGCTCAAAAAAATTTCCTAACACGGCAAGTCCACTTGGAGGCACGATTTGAGGACGTTGACCGTGACGTACCAACAACCGAACCATCCGCATAG
- a CDS encoding type II toxin-antitoxin system RelE family toxin, which yields MSDEWDWRLTDSAERTFDGLDDYARERIVSKLDEVVEDQWREPDDYLEPLAGVPHQKLRVGPFRVGCRLSRNEKVLWVLMIKKRGGDAYRSDD from the coding sequence ATGAGTGACGAGTGGGACTGGCGGCTCACCGACAGCGCGGAACGGACCTTCGACGGCCTCGACGACTACGCCCGCGAGCGCATCGTCTCGAAGTTGGACGAAGTAGTCGAGGACCAGTGGCGAGAACCCGACGACTACCTCGAACCGCTAGCTGGCGTTCCACACCAGAAGCTCCGGGTCGGGCCGTTTCGCGTCGGGTGTCGGCTGAGTCGAAACGAGAAGGTTCTGTGGGTTTTGATGATCAAGAAGCGCGGTGGCGACGCCTACCGGAGCGACGACTAA
- a CDS encoding ribbon-helix-helix domain-containing protein: protein MSEADTPPEKTTVNIRMTETFLADVDGTWKELGYNSRSEFIRDVLRDAVKHPDFDRADLKAMLASEVDIQEGRTSSSDEVKDEYDLGDGATDDE, encoded by the coding sequence ATGTCCGAAGCCGATACTCCTCCCGAGAAGACGACTGTGAATATCCGGATGACCGAGACGTTTCTCGCCGACGTGGACGGGACGTGGAAGGAACTGGGCTACAACAGCCGGAGCGAGTTCATTCGAGACGTGCTGCGCGACGCGGTGAAGCATCCCGACTTCGACCGCGCCGACCTGAAAGCGATGCTCGCCAGCGAGGTGGACATCCAAGAAGGGCGGACCAGTTCCAGCGACGAGGTGAAGGACGAGTACGACCTCGGCGACGGTGCGACGGACGATGAGTGA